Part of the Sulfurimonas denitrificans DSM 1251 genome is shown below.
CTTAGATTCAGATGGCAAAATGGCAAGACATGTAGAGAGCCTAAACGCTGGTTCAAGACAAAATAACTTTTACGTGCAGCTAGGTGCTAGCTATAGCAAACAAGACCATTTTAGGCTTAGTGATGATTATGAAGCATCCCCAACGCAACCAGAAGGAGACAGACTTCGCTCTGAGGCAGAGGATAAAAAAGTAAGCTTAAAAGCTGGATATGTAGCAGATGATGGTAGCGAGATCGCTATCTCTTATGCTAATCAACAAGGAGAAAAACAGCAGCCACCAGTGACAGATACGACTTTTGCAAAAAACAAAGATTGGGATTGGCCATATTGGGATAAAGAGACTATCTCCATTACAGGGCAAAAAAACTTCAATTCAAGTTATGTAAAAGCCTTGGCATATTTTGATAAAAGCAAAAATTCAATTTACTCTTACGATAACGCTACTTTTAGCGCTATAACAAAAAACTGGGCGTTTAAAAGCCGATATGATGATTATAGTTACGGAGCCCGTTTAGAATATGGGGTTGAACTTGGAGATAACTTCCTAAAAGCAGCAGCAAGCTACAAAAAAGATGTACACCGCGCTTACGATAAAAACAAAACAACAGATGTTGAATCTTTAGTTGAGAGATATGAAGACAACACCATCTCTCTTGGCTTGGAGGATGTTTACTCAATCACATCAAAGCTTGAATTTCTAGCGGGTGTGAGTTATGACAGAAAAGAAGCAGATGAGATTTATGACACAAACACCGCTTATCTGAATATGTTAGCTCTTGAAGTAGAGGACTCTTTTGCACCTCAAGCTGCTCTAATCTACTCACTTGATGAGAGTTCAAAAGTAAAGGTGAGCATCTCAAGAAAAACATATATGCCAACCATGAAAGATAGATACTCAAGAAAATTCAACTCTTATGTGCCAAATGTAGAGCTTAAAAATGAGGCAGCTACAAACTATGAGCTTAGTTATCTAAAAAAATATGACGCGCTAACATCAAGAGTAAATCTATTTTTTACAAGAGTTGAAGATGCAATTCAAAGTGTAGTTTTTGCTTCAAATCCTGCATACAATCAAAACAAAAATGTAGGAACATTCGAGCACAGAGGCGTTGAACTGGAGCTAAATTACAAAACTGATACTCTTGAAGTTGGAGGGAACTACACATATATAAGTGTTAAAAGCAGAGGCGACAACGGTGTAGAAATCATAGATGTACCAAAACATCAACTCTTTACTTTTGCACAAATAGAGGTGGCAAAATATGTATCGCTGTATGCCAACATGAAGTTTAGAGATGGCGCTTACGAAAACAAACTAAATGGCACTTATGTAACAAATCCAAATTTTACAACATTTGATTTAAAAGTGATTTATGAGCCAACAAAAGCCATCACAGCAGAGATTGGTGTAAAAAATTTGACAGACGAACTTGTAAGATATGACATGGCATATCCAATGGCAGGGCGAGAATATTTTGCTACAATGAACTATAAATTTTAAAGGATAAAAATGTTTCTAGACCCTATAGATTTTGCTTCGATGTATAAAAAACATAAAAGCAGTACTATTTTTAAAGGTAAAAAGAGTGAAGATTGGGACAAAAAATCAAAAGAGATGGCTCCTAGAATGCAGAAGTCATCTTATGTTGAGGATTTTATATCAAGAATGGATATATCTGAAGATGATACTGTTTTAGACATTGGCTGTGGTCCAGGGACTTTAGCCATTCCTCTTGCCAAAATGGTAAAAGAGGTTGTAGCTATTGATTTTTCAGCTCAGATGCTACAGGAGCTTCAGGCTTACGCAAAAAGAGAGGGGATTACAAATATCAAGACCCATCTTATAGGCTGGGATGATGACTGGAGTCATTTGCCACAAGTTGATATCGCTGTTGCATCAAGAAGTATGGAAGTAATAGATATTGAAAAAGCATTGCAAAAAATGAGTTCTCAAGCGAAAAAAGCCTCTTACTTGACATATAAAACTGGCGGAAGTTTTGTAGATATGGAAATTTTAGATTTTATAGGTAAAAAAATTATCACTAAACCAGATTTTTGGTATATACCTCTGCTGCTCTACAAAGATGGTTATTTTCCTTATATCGACTATATTCCAACAAAAGATGGAAGTGTTAAATACTCAAGCGCTGAGGAGTTTGTAACATCTCTTATCTGGAGCATTGGCTCTTTGGATGAGATTCAACAGCAAAAGGCAAGAGAGTACTATAAGTTACATGTAAAAGAGAACAACGCACCAAAACCTTCTATGTGGGCATTTATAGCATGGAGCAGCCATAAACAAGAGATGATTGGGTGCAAACTCAGTTCATATAACTAAAAATATTTTACTATTTGCCGATTTGTAAACAAATTTAGGAGTTTTATATGAACACTTCATACTCACTTAACGCTTACAAATCTCATGATTTAAATATATCGATGAAAACATCTAGTGGCGATGTCATAAAGATGGATTTTGCAAATGAGAGTTCATTCTCCATGAACTCTCAAAAAAATTCGCAAGGCTCAAAAGATGAGCTTAGTTTCTCTTCAATGCAATCTTTTAACTACTCTATAAAATCTAACGGCATAGATGAGCAGGACAAAAAGGAGATTGAAGCTTTTATGAAAATAGCTCAACCTTACATAGATAGCTTTTTAGAGGAGTTAAGCGCTGAAGCGCCCTCTTCTCCTGTTACAAAGTTGGCACATGATATAGCCTCTATATTTGAGCCAAATAAAGCAAGAGATGAAAACAGTAAAAACTACATCAAAACAAATATAGTAGAGATGTTTGACAACTCCCTACAAAAATTAAAACTACCACAAGATTCACAAACAGCAGATGCTAATGAGATGATGGAGAAGATTTTTGAAAATGCAAAAAATCTTTTAGAAAAAACGCTCCAAGAGTTTAATGAGTTCAATAAAAAAATATACGCTTAAGAGAGTAAAAATCCCTACACTTTATTCATTAAAATTTCTTTTATGCTCTTTAGTTTAAGTAACAATACTTTTTATATAAGAGCACTACTCCTTTTAAAACTTAACACTTACTTAACAATTATTTTGTAAGATTATACATATCATAAGAATAGGAGATATAAAAATGAGTAAGTTTATTATGAGTTTTTTAGTGCTTGGCACTATGTTGTTCGGAGCTACGAGTGAGGAAAAACCTCAAAATAAAGAGATGGAGATGTTTCAAAGTGTGCCGATGCAAAAGGCTACAATTCTTCAAAATGGCGAAACCAAGATGTATTGCCCTACATGTGGTATGACACTTCCTATGTTTTACAAAACAAATCATGCGGCAACACATGGTGATCATACAGAGCAGTATTGCTCACTTCACTGTTTAGTTGAGACAAACGCAGAAAATAACAACTCTCTAAAAGATATCAAAGTTGTAGATACTAAGAGTCTAAAATTTATAGATGCAAAAAGCGCTCACTATGTAGTTGGAAGTAGCAAAAAAGGTACTATGAGCATGGTGAGTAAATATGCGTTTGAAAAAGCAGAGGATGCAAAAGCGTTTATATCTGAGTTTGGCGGAGAGCTCATGAATTTTGAACAAACTTATAAAGTTGCATCTATGGCTCTTGAGGGTGAGATGAAAATGATAGCTCAAAAACAAGCTGACATGGCTAAAAATGGCGAGATGTTATATAATAAAATGTGCAAAAAAACAGATAAAAAATTTAGCTCAACAGCAGAGGCTAAAGCTTTTATAATGTCGGAGAACCTTTGTGAAGAGATGAAGGGTGTACAACTCCAAGCAGTCGGAATTTACTTACACCAAAGATAGATATTTACAACCTGACTTTAGAAGTAAAACGCAAACAGTTTGCACCTATGAACTGCAAACTTTAACTAAAGAGTTCACTAATGGTGAGCTCTTTGAAAAGCTCTCTAAAAATCTGAAAAATTCAATAAAAAACTATATGCTTCAATTTTTACTACAATTAAAGTATTTTTAAGAATTATTAGCTTATTATTCGTTATATCAATAAAGACATAAAGAATAAAAGATAGTTAAATAACTCTTCAAAAGATAGCAAATTATTAACTTTGCTATCTTTTGAGGCGTTTGCGCCTCAAAAATCTAGTGAAATTTTTTAATGTTTTGTATGCAATGATAAAAAAAGCTCTCCTCTCTTTAATCTCTTGTTATTTGCCCAAAACAAGCCTAGATACAGAGCAGACGAAAGATTTCACTAGAATAGAATCAACAAATAAACTACATGTAACTTGTAAATTCAAAATCAGCTACAAAAAAATTTAAATGAGACTATATGCACTTGACAATAGAACTTTTATTAGTGTAAAATTGCGTCATCAAAATATTTGAAACACACTTTCCCAATGCACTATAGAAAAATATCCCGCAGTGCAAAATCTAAAAAACTAAGGTAGCCATTTTATGAGCGAAATCGATTCACAGCAGCCTCGCAAAAGCATTAACAACAAAAGCAGCGCAAAGACAAGAACACACAAACCAGTAAAAGGTGTAAGTGTTGAAGATCTTCGCATCAAGAGTATTGAAGATTTAACAGCTATGGCTGTTGAACTAAACATAGAACAACCAAATGAGCTAAAACGCCAAGACCTCATCTTTGAGATATTAAAAGCACAAACAGAACAAGGCGGATTTATCCTCTTTAGCGGTATTTTAGAGATTATGCAAGATGGTTATGGTTTTATCCGCTCTATTGACAAGAGTTTTGATGAGAGTATAAACGATGCCTATGTATCAAATACGCAAATCAAACGCTTTGCTCTGCGTAACGGAGATGTTGTCACAGGGCAAGTTAGACCTCCTAAAGAGCAAGAGAGGTACTACGCACTTATTAAGATAGAAGCCGTTAATGGCCTTCCTCCTGAAGAGAGTAAAAAAAGACCTCTCTTTGAAAACCTCACTCCACTTTATGCAACAGAACAAATCAAACTAGAATATAGAGAAAAAGGTCTAACTGGCCGTATGATGGACCTTTTTGCTCCTATTGGAAAGGGTCAGCGTGGACTTATCGTTGCACCTCCAAGAAGTGGTAAAACAGAGCTTTTAAAAGAGATTGCTCATGGTATCACGCATAATCATCCAGAGATAGATTTGATGGTTTTACTTGTTGATGAGAGACCTGAAGAGGTAACTGACATGGAGAGAAGTGTTAAGGGTGAAGTTTATAGCTCTACTTTTGATATGCCTGCAAAAAACCATGTAAAAGTGGCTGAAATGGTTATAGAAAAAGCAAAAAGACGCGTTGAGCTAGGTAAAAACGTTGTGATTTTACTTGACTCTATCACTCGTCTTGCACGTGCTTACAACACAGTTACTCCATCAAGCGGAAAAGTCTTAAGCGGTGGTGTTGATGCAAATGCTCTTCATAAACCAAAGAGATTTTTTGGAGCTGCTCGTAATATAGAAAATGGTGGAAGTTTAACTATCATCGCAACTGCACTTGTTGATACAGGAAGCAGAATGGATGAAGTTATCTTTGAAGAGTTCAAAGGTACTGGTAACTCTGAGGTAATTCTTGACCGTAAAATTGCCGATAGAAGAATCTTCCCAGCTATTGATATATTAAAATCTGGAACGAGAAAAGATGAACTTCTAATAGGTCCTGAAGTTCTACAAAAAGTATTTATTCTACGTCAAATGATTCACAAACAAGACAATGAGATAGAAGCACTCAAATTTGTTTACACAACAATGGGTAAAAAACCTACAAATGAAGAATTTTTAGAAAGTATGAATACTAACCAATAGCTATGAATTGTTTAAATTCATTCTCGCCATTAGGCATAGCTTTAAGAAGAGAAATTTGCCAAGGAATTTACTTCCTTGACAAAGGAGAATAATATGCGAGTTGGCGTATTTGACAGCGGAATTGGCGGACTTACAGTTGTAAAATCTCTTCTTGAGAATAAGCTCTTTGAAGAGATTATCTACTTTGGTGATACAGCTCGTGTGCCTTATGGTATAAAAGATAAATCAACTATCATACGTTACGCTATAGAGGCTGTTGAGTTTTTTAAAAACTTTGAACTTGACCTCATTATAGTTGCATGTAATACTGTGAGTGCTCACGCACTAAGCGAGATGAGGGAAGCTTCATCTTGCCCTGTAATTGGCGTTGTTGAAGCTGGTATCTTAGCGACGGCTAATGCCCTAAAAGATAAAAACTCTAATATATTAATCCTTGGAACAAAAGCTACCATTAACTCAAAAGCTTATGAAATAGGCTTAAATGCCGAGGGCTTTAAAAATTTACAAGCAAAAGCTACTGGTCTTTTTGTACCAATAGTAGAAGAGGAGATTTATAGTGGTGAAATCTTGGATGCAACTATGAAGCACTATTTTAAAGAGATTCAAAAACCTGATGCAATTATCCTTGGTTGTACTCACTTTCCTCTAATCTCAGATGCTCTTCAAAGCTACTTCTCTAAAGAGAGCATACTAATACACTCAGGTGATGCAATAGTGGAATACTTGGAAAAAAGGTTTGAATTTAGCAAAAAATACAAAGAGACAAAACTAGAATTTTTTGCATCAGAAAGTCCAGAAGCTCTAAAAAACATATCAAAAAAGTGGCTAAATATTTAAATGAAAAATTGCCTGATTCATTACCCTTCAGAGCTAATAAGTAAATTTTCAAAAGGTAATGTATCTGGAGCGATAACTGGCAATATTCTTGTTCCTTTAATAATTGTATTCTCCTTTAACAACATTATTCCAGCTGCACAGCTCTATATTTGGTTTGCTTTACATGTATCTGTATTTCTAGCTAGGATAATTTTTAGAAAAAAAATATCCTCTCATCTATATGTTTACTCATCTCTTATCTCTTTTTCTTCTGTTTTATATGCACTCTTTGCATGGATGAGTTTCACCTATGGAGATGATATCTACCTGCTCTTAGCTGGCATGATTGTAGCATCTGTTGCTGCGGCTTCTATGATATCTCTTGTGAGCATATTTCATATTTTTGTGCTATTTGTAACCATTCAAATGGTAGGTCTTATTGTCGTATTTTTGTTAAATGGTCAAAATATATTTTATTTAAGTGTACTCTTAGTGGTTGTATTTCTATTTTTTATCTTATTAAATGGATATAAACAGTTTAGTATTTTAAAAGAAGAGATTAAACTAAAAAAGCAAGTTCATGATTTACTAGACAATGCGGGGCAAGGCTTTTTGTCATTTGATGAAAATCTAAAGTGTCAAAGCAGTTATTCACAAGAGTGTAAAAGAATATTTGGCATAGAAGATATCGAGGGGCTAGATATATCTAATTTACTTTTTTCTGGAAATTCTCTAAATGGAGAGATTTTTATTGATGGTATCTCAAGAGCGTGCGCTTCAGAGGATGAAGATATTAAAGAGATGTTTTTATCACTACTTCCAAAAGAGGAGATAATTGGGGATAAATCAATAAAAATAGAGTATAAAAATCTTAAAAAAAATAGATACATGGTAATCCTTAGTGATATCACAAATACAAAAGGTTTAACATCCAAGCTTGAAAATCAGTACCAAATACAAAAAATGATAGTAGCTATTGCATCTGATAAAAATGATTTTATTGAGCTAAAAGATGACTTTGAACAATTTACAAACAATATCTCAAATGTATCCAACACCAACTCACTTACTATAATAAGAGATATTTTACGAGAGTTACATACTTTTAAGGGCATTTTTGCACAAAAAGAGATGCTTCATATTACTGCTTATATTTTAGAAGTGGAGAAAAAAATACGCAATCTTTGCGCAGGTGAAGATATCATATCTACTCTAATCAAAGCAGATTTGCATAGTGTCTTTGAAGAAGATTTAACTATCATAAGATCTATCTTAGGAGATGGTTTCCTAACATCACCTAAGTCAATAAATGTGGATATAGACTCCATAGATGATATAGAATCAAGTTTAATAGCACTAAAAAAAACTCTAAGCGCAAATGAGCAGAAAAACTTAAATAATACTCTTACTAAAGTTCAAAGATTGAAACATGAGTCTCTTAAACATATGCTAAATCCTTTTGTCTCGCATATAAAACAGCTATCTTCTGCACTCGAAAAAGAGATATACCCTTTAGAAATCAAAGGCGATGAGAAGATAAAAATAGATTCAAAATTCAAGCCTTTTATAAAATCATTAGTGCATCTCTTTAATAACTGCGCTGATCATGGTATAGAAGATATTGAAACCAGAGCTATGCTTAATAAAGATGAAGTTGGAACCATCAAGTGTAGTTTTGAGATAGTGTCTAACATGTTAATCATACAGATCAGTGATGATGGAGGTGGTATTGACACCAAAGAGCTGTCATTAACCGCCATAAATAAAGCTTTAAAAACTAAAGAAGAGCTTGAACTTATGAGCCAAGAGGATAAGTGCAAACTTATTTTCACAGATAAGTTAAGTACAAAAGAAGATATATCAATGGTTTCAGGCGTTGGCATTGGAATGGGTGTCATTAAAGAAAATCTTGAAAAATTAGATGCTAAATACACTATTGAAAATATCCCTCAATCTGGTGTCACTTTCACTTTTTATATTCCTTTAAATATAAATAGAGATGAAGATATCTCAAATGAGAAAAAAATTGAAAATATTTGTGATAATATTTTAACGCAAATAGAAGTTTTTTTAAAAAATTCCTTAAAACTAGAGATTAAGAGTATTAAGCAAATTACAGATGTGTCAATAGATAAGAGCTACGCTCAGATAGATCTTTATGATACTTTTGATGGAAATGTCATCATGTTGTTTTCAGATGAGATTATAGAGTTTATGAGCTCTGCTTTAATACCTAAAAATTTTGATAAAACAGACATAGCGTGGATGAGTAAAGAGCTTCCAAGCGAAGTTTTAAACACGATAGTAGGTCTCTCTTTGCAATATTTTGATAAAAGCTTGAAAGATGTGAAGATGACTCCTCCTCTATATCTTGATAATACTGATTTAACAAAAGCACTCAAAGATGCTAAAAATAAATTTATTCAAGAGATTGAGACATCATCTGGCAAAATAGTATATATAGTATTTGAAAAGGAAAAACCATGATAGATATCTTGATAGTTGACGATTCATCAATAATAAGAAAGATATTCTCAGACCACATAGAAAAAATGGGGTATAAAGTAGTTGGTGTTGCAAAAGATGGTAGAGAAGCTATAAAGTTGTATGAAGAGCTAAGACCTGATTTAGTAACTATGGATATTACCATGCCTATTATGAATGGAATAGACTCTCTAAAGGCTATTAAAAGTAAATTCAGTGACGCAAAAGTGATAATGATAACTTCTCACGGAGAAGAGAGATTAGTTATGGAGGCTATCTCAAGCGGAGCAAAAGGTTATGTGCTAAAACCAATTACGCTAGAGAATGTTCAACAAGCTATATATAAAGTTTTTCCAGAGTTAGCCACAAAACAGTAGCGTTAATTAACAAAGTTATTTTCTTACATATAAACAAATTTTAAACTTTATCTCAGTTACAATCCATAACATACTTCTCACTTGTAAATATTTATCTACCCTCTCTTATGAGTAAAGTTTAACCCTTAAAATGTTAAAATCTCTCATCTAAAATGGAGCGTTTATATGAGAGAGAGTTCAGAAGTGTTAGCTAGAAAATATAGACCGATTAATTTTGATGAACTTATCGGTCAAGAGAGTATCTCTCAAACTCTCTCACTAGCACTTGATGCGAACAGACTCTCTCACGCTTATCTCTTCTCAGGACTCCGTGGAAGTGGAAAAACCTCTACTGCACGTATCTTTTCAAAAGCTCTTATTTGTGAAAAAGGTATCTCACATAAGCCATGTGGAGTTTGTCAAAACTGCATTTTAGCTCTTGAGAATCGCCATATAGACATTGTAGAGATGGATGGTGCATCTTCAAGAAAGATTGATGATATCAGAGATTTGATAGAGCAGACAAAGTATAAACCAGCGACTGCAAGATTTAAAATTTTTATCATAGATGAAGTTCACATGTTAACAAAAGAGGCATTTAATGCTCTGCTAAAAACACTTGAAGAACCACCATCTTATGTGAAGTTTATTTTAGCAACTACAGATCCACTCAAACTCCCTGCCACCATACTTAGCCGTACACAACACTTTAGATTTAAATCTATCGCAACAAACAAGATAGCAGATCACCTCTCTCACATCCTTAATTTAGAGGGGATAAAATATGAGAGTGAAGCTCTTGATATAATCGCAAGAAGCGGAAGCGGAAGCCTTAGAGATACACTGACACTTTTAGATCAAGCCATCATCTACTCCAAAAACTATGTCGATGTTCGCACTGTTACAGATATGCTAGGACTCGTTGATCCAAAATTTTTGCAAGAGCTATTTAATGCGGTTTTTGCAAAAGATTATGCAAAACTTATACAACATGTAAAGAGCCTTGAAGATTATGAAGCGCAGATGGTACTAGATGAGTTAATTGCATTTTTAAAAGAGCGTATGTACGCCTCTGATGCTCTTTACTCAACACTTGTACTTGATAGATTTTTTAGAATACTAAGCGATGCGAAATATCTCTTTAGCATAAACGCCGATGGCTCTTTTGTACTCTCTTTAATATTTTTTAAAATGGTTGAGGCTCTTCGCATAAAAGAGGTTGACCAGATGATAGAGTCGCTTCAAAAAGAGATATATAGACCTGCTATTTCATGCTCTCCTACAGAGAATTTACCGCTAAATACGACTGTTCAAAATATAGTAAAAAGCGTCCCTAACCTCTCTCAAAGTGTAGAGTTTGATGAGTTGCTCTTAAAAATAAAAGATAGAAATTTTGAACTCGGAGAGTGTTTTGCTAAAAGCATCTCATTTATCTCTTACGATGGTATAACGCTCACATGGGAGAGTTGCGCTGATGAAGAGTGCAAAAAAGTACTAACTCATGGTTATGGAGTTATCAAACAGCTGGTGCGAGAGATATTTGGGTTTGAGACAAAAATCAGACATGAAGCTTGTACAAAAGAAGAAAGTACTTTACATGTAGAGCCAGAGACACCTCTCACAGAGGCTAAGATAGATGAACCCTCTTCTATGATTGAAGAAGCAGAGTTTGGTGGAAGTGCAAGCTGCGTAACAAACTGCCAAAGTTCAGACTCTTCACGTGAAATAAACGGTGCAGATATAAAAGATGAGCCAATGGTTCAAAAAGCTATAGAGCTATTTGAGGCTAAAAAAATAACAATCCAGTCTAAAGTCTAACTCTTCAACATTTTCTCAACACTAAAACCAAATGTTGAGCCATGCCCAAACTTTGACTCTATCTCAAGAGATGAACCTAAAAATTTTAGAACATAATCAACCATTGTAAGCCCCAATCCCATCGAATTATTCCAACTATTTTTATCTACCCTATAAAACTTCTTTGTAACATTTTGAAGTTCGTCCTCTTTTATCCCGACACCACTATCTTTTACTAAAAGCTTGCCATCTTTAAACTCTATTAAAACATCAGAGCTTGAGTATTTTAGAGCATTATCAACAAGATTAACAACTACTAACTCCAACATAGTTTTATCACTAAAGAGAGTTAAACTATCTACATGCAATGAGATTTGTCTATCTTTATATTTTAATTCTAAGCTTGATGCTACCTCATCACATAAAATTTTTAGGTTAAACTCGCTCTTATGTATCTCAAGCTCTTCATTTTCAAGCTTTACTGATAGAGTAAGTCGATCTAACATTTTTGAAATTTTTTCACCATTTGAGCTAATTTTGTCCAAAAATTTATCACGTACACTCTTTGACATGTTATTGTCATCTTGAATTGTTTGAGCGTACCCCATTATTGAAGCTATTGGATTTTTAAACTCATGTGAAATGGCTGATAAAATATCATTTTTCTGTCTATTAATAAGTCTCAATTTTGCCATGTATTTTGATTTTTTCTTCTCATTTTTACTCAGTTTTTTAACGAGATTTTTAAGAAGCAGTGATATTTGCAAAAACTCATAAAAATATTTTGTCTTTATGATTGCTTTGTAGTTCTTATTTGAAATTTCATCAAGATAGTTTGTAATCTGCTCTATATCGTACACAACCTTTTTGCTCATTTTTCGAGACACAAAAAGTGCTATGACTAAAATAGACAAAAACACAAAAAGAAGTTTTATCCATAAAGAGTAAAAATCTTCCATTATTTGAGCTAAGCTCATGGAGAGTCTTATGTAAACTTCTCTGTTTTTATATACAATTTTTTTTGCAACATATAAAAAATCCGCTCCAACTGTATTTGAGTATCTTATGGTGTAAGCATACTCTTTTGTACTTGATTGTATAATTTCAAATCTCTGGGCATGATTGTCCATATCTGTTCTATTGGCATTTGACTCTGCTAAAACAGCTCCTTTGTCATCTATTATAGTTGCACGCAGAGAAGTTTTTTTATGAATATCTGATACATATTTATCAAGATTATCAATCTTACTCAGTTCTATATCTAAAATTTCTATGGCATGTTTTAGATGATTTTTATTATGCTCAATTATACTGCTCTTAAGAGCTAAGTAACTGATAAGAGAAGTGATAAAAAGTGTACCTGCAAGAAGAAGTAAAAACTTAATTATAAAAATTTGATGTATTTTTAGCACAATTTATAACCCACACCACGTACTGCTTGTATGTACTCTTTTGTTTTATCTGGATCTATCTTCTCTTTTAGGCGATTTATTGCAACATTTACAGTCTGATATTGATAATCCTCTGCGCCATCCCATACATGCTCTAGCAGATACTCACGATCTAAAACAATGTTTTTATTAAAAATAAATTCACTTAGGAGCTCAAACTCTAACTTTGTTATATCTACATTTTTACCATCAATTTTAAGAGTTCTTTCTCTATTCTCAAGCACTAAATCTCTATGAGAGAGGATTGTATCTTCTACATTTCTTGTTGTTCTTCTAAGTAGAGCTTTTATGCGAAGAAGTAGT
Proteins encoded:
- a CDS encoding response regulator transcription factor, whose product is MSAKIVVVEDEEDILELIEYNLAKEGYEVIGFLNTKNLQQLLYEERIDLLLMDRNLPNVEGSEFISLLREKGFTTPVIYLSAKSLDSEIEEGFLRGGDDYITKPFNMRELLLRIKALLRRTTRNVEDTILSHRDLVLENRERTLKIDGKNVDITKLEFELLSEFIFNKNIVLDREYLLEHVWDGAEDYQYQTVNVAINRLKEKIDPDKTKEYIQAVRGVGYKLC
- a CDS encoding ATP-binding protein; translation: MLKIHQIFIIKFLLLLAGTLFITSLISYLALKSSIIEHNKNHLKHAIEILDIELSKIDNLDKYVSDIHKKTSLRATIIDDKGAVLAESNANRTDMDNHAQRFEIIQSSTKEYAYTIRYSNTVGADFLYVAKKIVYKNREVYIRLSMSLAQIMEDFYSLWIKLLFVFLSILVIALFVSRKMSKKVVYDIEQITNYLDEISNKNYKAIIKTKYFYEFLQISLLLKNLVKKLSKNEKKKSKYMAKLRLINRQKNDILSAISHEFKNPIASIMGYAQTIQDDNNMSKSVRDKFLDKISSNGEKISKMLDRLTLSVKLENEELEIHKSEFNLKILCDEVASSLELKYKDRQISLHVDSLTLFSDKTMLELVVVNLVDNALKYSSSDVLIEFKDGKLLVKDSGVGIKEDELQNVTKKFYRVDKNSWNNSMGLGLTMVDYVLKFLGSSLEIESKFGHGSTFGFSVEKMLKS
- a CDS encoding response regulator, with the protein product MIDILIVDDSSIIRKIFSDHIEKMGYKVVGVAKDGREAIKLYEELRPDLVTMDITMPIMNGIDSLKAIKSKFSDAKVIMITSHGEERLVMEAISSGAKGYVLKPITLENVQQAIYKVFPELATKQ
- a CDS encoding DNA polymerase III subunit gamma/tau encodes the protein MRESSEVLARKYRPINFDELIGQESISQTLSLALDANRLSHAYLFSGLRGSGKTSTARIFSKALICEKGISHKPCGVCQNCILALENRHIDIVEMDGASSRKIDDIRDLIEQTKYKPATARFKIFIIDEVHMLTKEAFNALLKTLEEPPSYVKFILATTDPLKLPATILSRTQHFRFKSIATNKIADHLSHILNLEGIKYESEALDIIARSGSGSLRDTLTLLDQAIIYSKNYVDVRTVTDMLGLVDPKFLQELFNAVFAKDYAKLIQHVKSLEDYEAQMVLDELIAFLKERMYASDALYSTLVLDRFFRILSDAKYLFSINADGSFVLSLIFFKMVEALRIKEVDQMIESLQKEIYRPAISCSPTENLPLNTTVQNIVKSVPNLSQSVEFDELLLKIKDRNFELGECFAKSISFISYDGITLTWESCADEECKKVLTHGYGVIKQLVREIFGFETKIRHEACTKEESTLHVEPETPLTEAKIDEPSSMIEEAEFGGSASCVTNCQSSDSSREINGADIKDEPMVQKAIELFEAKKITIQSKV